ATTGGGTTCTTTCATCCACTCTACGTGATTTGACTCACttatcaatctttttctttttgaggttGGATGTGCCAGTTAGTCTATGGGAGATTTTAACTATTGGATACAGGATTAGGTTTATACCCTGCCTCTGAACCTGGCTATCACCCTTATCTTCAGTTTCTGTATTCAGGGTGGTGTGACTTTTCTGCCTAATGTCATAATAGTTTGCTTACGTAAGACACCCTGTTATTGATTTCCCTCCTGACAGGTGCCTCATGTGTTATGGTTGCTAGAGGTGCTCTTTGGAATGCTTCTATTTTCTCTCCTACTGGCAAACTACCATGGGAAGATGTGAAAAGAGAGTATATAAGAAAGGTTCAGGCCTTTAGATAATTTTCATTTTGCTTTTTTATTCCTTGTATAGTTTTAAAAGTTCAATGTTTCTGGGTTTCCGAATTAAGAATGGTGAAGAAGTCATGATCAATTTGCTTGCAATTGATTCTGTTTGAAAATACTTTTTGCCAACCCTTCGGTCCTTTGTTCAGAGTATCTTATGGGATAATGACATCAAGAGCACCAAGCAAACTCTGAAGGAAATGATAATGCATTACTCTTGCCTTGAATTCCCGGAGGGAAAGGCTGTGACTAAGGCAGAGACTTTGGCAGATCTTGCGTAAGTATCACTTCAAATTACTTTCTTGTCATAAATGTTCTTGCAAACGAATTGAAGGTGTTACGCAACATGGCACCGTCTAGGTAGAACTTCTCATGAAGCTGTTATTGAGGTCAACTATTATAGGTTCTTCATGCGAGATTATTGTgttgacttttctttctttcttttttcaagtCAACTTTATGGGCAAGAGCAATATTATGAGTATGTCAAATTGAACCAGCTCTCATCTACTCGAAGTAGGTGAAATCCTTTCAGCAGCTTAACCATGAGCCTAATTGCAAAAAGTAGGCATGCTTGCTCTTCAGTCTGAGGAATGCTGATTTTTGTGGTTGTACTATATTGGGACTGCCTGCAGCACACGTAATTGGCAGAACGTTTACCATGTAAGAGCATATAATTTGTCCGGCGAGCTTGCACTGATTTCATTCCAATGATAATTTTTGCTAAAAATTTGAGAACTTCTGGATGTATACATAAAAATTTAGCAGACCGAATTTTCCTAAACCCCTTTGACTTTTTGGATGGATATCACTTCAAATTCTTGGCAGGCGTCTATTTGAGTACCTGCACCTGGCATTTCCTTCTAGTTTTTACATGTACTGCCGGCGGCATTTTCTGTCGCAGCCGTGTTATAGCTTATTATTGGGCAAGAGCCAATGAGCCATAGTCACGCGAGATGCAAAATTCGAGAGCTGCAGCTACccgcttgtttttttttttttttggatttcatGGTGTTTTAGGTGCTTTGTGGAAATACGTCAGGGGAATGAAATAGCGAGGACAAGCCCCCCATCAAAGACTGGGGAGAGGGTGCTAATTGTTGCTAGCTGATTTTAAATTGAGGAGAGCTCTTTTCTACCGGAGGTTGTGGGTGAAATGCTATAATATGGTGCAACCACCTAAGGTCGATAACTTAGTTCAATACTTAAATATAATAGATTTAAATTTTAGCATATTCATACCGTTTGATAACGAAAATTGAACATccgaattaattaagtggtactgaattttttgggtaaaacttgttttcaaaattaaatgataagctattcacttatcattgaaTATGATATGCattcaaatatattaaatttaatatttaacaattcaataatttaattaaaTCAAACTTTAGattttatatttgagattttagttttattaaacgCATCCTAAATCATGCTACCTCAATAAGTACGTGACAGATTTAAGGGCGGTTCTTCCCCCATTTTTAATAGATTGGTTTTTGGTTTCATAATTTTTGCTTAATTTGAGCTATTTTCTGCAATGTTATTCCTATTTAGCTTCATTGTTTTATACTCTTGACCTTCCCGCGGTCCTAGAATCGAAGGCATACTATGAGTTACTATGAATTTCTTTCTAAATGCTACTATCATATATTCGGCCGTAATGCAAAATTTTGTTTCGGTTTGAAATGATTACATGACAGGTCTATCCAGTGAAAATGCTATAAATAAGATCGTGGAGTTCAATGATTAAGCATTAATGGAGATTTTATTTAAATTGTTATTACATTCTAGTAGGTTTTAATTGGTCAGATTTGGCAAGAGTTTCTCACCTAAATCCTAGATTTTAGCCTTTAACaacatacccaaaaaaaaaagggaaagaaacggTTGGGAATATAACATTGGCCGCCTCCTCAACAAAACCGCAGACCTCATTCACTGCAGGAGATTTGTGGAAGGGTAAATGCTGAAAACCCCTAAGAATTATTATAGTAAGTGCATTTTACACTCTAAATTATTTTAACAGGCGCTTTATAGCCTTAATTAACCagaaaataataagaaaattaattccatccaaaaaattgaagaaattatcAATTTATCTTCCATTAAAACTTTATAAGTGACAAAATACCTTTTTGGTAGAAAAGTTGCCACTTTAAATGGATTAATTTTCACTTCGTAATCAAATTCTAACTATAAACATATAACAATAAAATATATGATCACTTTGAAtgacaattaaaacaaaagaagtatgaaaaagaagaagaagaaagggaacAAATTTAGTTCAAAAATCACAACAACCCTATTTTATTACATATTTCAAGTTAGCTTAGGTAAGAAAAGATtgcaatgaagaaaaaaggCACGTGAAGTCCTATTTATTTCTCATGCAAGCCCAGTTAGGCTCCCTCTTTAGTCTCTCCCATAGGATAGAAGTAATGTAGATTGTTGCTGCTAAACTCAAAAAAAGTCTTATTTATTCCTCTAATTTCGAGCTATACCTTCGTTTTATTTTTATATGCACATaacaaatgaaataatttaggtgttttatttaaaattttgagttCAATATTTTGTTTACTAATATTTAGATTAGGTTTTAATTTAGGTTTGGCATTTTGAATCTTTATTGCTTTCatatgaaaattttgttttctatgCTAATTTTATTCTTGTGAAGATTTCAAGTGAAATTTTGCTGGTTATATGAAGTAATGGCATTATGATGGGTCGGAGAAAAttatgagattttaaaaattgtaACCGTTGTATCTCAATATTTCCATATTTTGCCCCTATTTTAGTTCTAATAGTCTTATTATTCAAAGCAAAGCTACATATATAGTAATCTTTTTCATGAAAATGGTGGTATTTTTGTGACTTAAGTTTTTATGGACAATAAATTGGTCATTCCATTAATCACTTGGAAAAAATTAATTGTCATATTATTTGTTAGTTGACTAAGGGTGCAAAGTGTCTACTAATATTTTAGGGTGCAAATTGCAACTAGTGCAAAGTTGGTGCGAGCTCTCTGCATTTAATTCTAGAATAAACAACGAAAAACGAGGGATAAAAGTGGAATGAAATGGTTGAGAACCCAAACGTAAGCAAACGGCAATCTGTTCTCCCTAATTTATTTAGAAAATCTCTGGGCTtctattctctctctctctcgagcGTTTTCTTGTCATCAAGCCAAGGTTCCACACAACATCCGACCCGAACCACCTAACCCACCCTTCTGTCGACGGTCGGGTATCCATTTTCATAGTTTAACAATCTCCGGTAAGACACAATACCAGCATCTTCTTTTCTGTCCTAAACTCCCAAAGTACTTGGTGATTATATTTTCTACTACTTTTGCTGAAACGACGCCGCCAGTGACCGGTGAGTTACTAGCATAAATTTGAAGGGGGAAAAAAGATTAAATTTTGATGAGTGCTTAAATTTTCGTGTCATGATTTTCGATCTGAATTTGTGTGGTGCATCATTATTCACGCATCCAAGCACACAGTTTAGTATATTTGTTGCGTGGAAGCATCATctattatttgtttttttttaatctttcttctttagatatggaattgcttccgagttactgcattttgttttctttgtttgtaATGTTTGATTCGGCGAATTTGAGAAAtcgttatttatttttctccacGTATTGTTGATTCTTGAGTGTGATTAGTAGGCGGAGCACTTCTGATTGGGTGGGCTTATAGATGGCACTGCGGCTAATTAACATTCTAATGCTTGTGTTAACTAAATTGAGCTGCTTACagaaaacgaaaataaaaaaactGAATTGAGCTGGTATTACTTTTGCTTAGTTGAAAAGTTGCTTAAGAAGGAAATCTTGCTGTTTTCtttatgacaaaaaaaaagggtgttTCAACTGTGTTctattgtttattttgttttatttcggGAGATATTTATTTAGGTCTCTTAGGAGAATCGGAGGGGAAACTTGAGAATAGAGTATATTACTTTCTCGTGTAGTTTGGGAGTCCCAGAGAGAAAACAGCAATTCAGAAAGGAGTTCTATTGAAGTTTGAGTTTTATGGGTcattttttgtagttttctttcatcatcatcatcttcttcttcttcttcttttaaatcgaaatcctttttcttcattccTTTTTGTTTTACTTGAGTAGTGAGTTATAGATTTAAAGATGCaataaaaaatttgattatCTTCTTAAGCTTGTTATGCATATTTTATGTTGGTGTTTAAACTTTTTCTCATCTATGTCATCATGTCTGATTTAAGTTCAAGTTTTAGTGGTCATGTGACCATTGGAATGAGGCACATTCTAGGTTTCatggaaaaatttccagaattttttacttttttttttcggtttcACCTAACATTAGTAGAATCTTCACTTGAAAGctaattttcttgcatttttacgCCTGGAGAGTAAAGACTAGCTGCACTCGACATTTTGTTGCTTGTGTGTGTTTGGGTTGGGGGGgggagtcttttttttttttttttgaggacaGAATTCTCTGTTTTTGAATAATTCCCGTGCATGTATGTGCCTTTCTTATATTGTACAACATTAACTGTATTTAAGGTTTGCCCCTGAGTTGGTATAACACAAAAAAGTTGAAAAGACCCTGTCTTCCTCGGTGCTTTAACAACTTTCAGGTGACTTTTACCTTTTGTATTCGTTTCCACTAAATAAATCTGTATTCTTCGACTGTCAATCTCCAAAAAAAGAGTCATCATGTGTTTGGGTCTTAAGTTGTTTTTATCactattcatttatttttcataGTCTGATATATGGTCCGCTGGGTTGAACCTGCTAAGTGTATTCTTTTTCGTTTGAATCCATGCTGTAGATAATCTCATTATCGAGCAATAAATTCTACCAATTAACACTTAATTAGTTTTAGATCTGAAATTGGATGAAGTTGGAAAGAGATAAATAACAGAATTTTCAGAATTTCAAAGCAATTAAATCTTGGGTGATTAGCCATTCTTATTTGGCATCCTGGTGCACTCATAAAGACTGGCCCATCATTGTTGATTGGGTTTTCAAGTTTTATCAAGGCTTTTTCTTTGCTGAGTGAAGGGAAATTTGAAACTTTATCTGAAGTAACAGTCTGGAAAACATGACCTGGACTTCCATCTGCCAAATCCCTCTACctgtcaaaaaattttaaaagccaTTGTCAAGTTATTGTGGGTCTCATAGGTTCAGGCTATATGTTACTTCACATTTTTATCCCATTTGTTTAACAATTTCAGCCAAGCTTCCTTTATTCATGTTGTGTAAGAGGTCCAAATATGACTCGTTTGAGCAGCTTGGTGATGTTTGTTTTGTTAAAATCCTACTGATAAACATAAGTGAATCATCAGCTACAAATGTCTTATCTATGCAAAAGAACACTTTCTTTTGCCATTttactcttttcctttttgaaaGGCCTTTACTAATCTTTCCAGAGCTAGTTATGGGGCGTCATTGACTCATTGAACTCGAGCAATATTTTCTCTGTTCTCATCTGGCCTTTGTCTTGTTGTGATGTACTTTTGCCTGGTCAAGCCCTTGGAGTCACTTAAAAGAGTTTTGAGACCATCTTTTGTTAtgattttgaatttcttttgatattttgagTCTCAGTCATCTGGTATTAATTCTGACTTTCACATAAACTGAAACTTAGAAGAGCATAATTATATTATCTCTCTGAGAACCAAtgacctttttgttttcctcttttaatttcaattatttCACTCTGGCTGTACTTGTAAAGTACTAATGATCATGTGGTGCATATATATGGATTTTCTGTCTGGTTTCATCAACATACAAGTAATTCATGGAGTTCTTATTGAGCTTTGCAGTGTTTTGTCTTTTAAAACTGCAGATGTTAAAGCTTGATTTTTGTTATGTAGCTAAATGACAAGACTAATTTCCCTGGGCAAAGTTAGATGACTCGATATGAGGCTGTACATTGTTAATAATATAGTAAAATTGAAGTTCATCTAATAGAAAAAATATGCTGGATACTAGGATGAAGAAAGGAGCCTTCTTGCTATAGACGATTTGAGAGAGCCTATCTTGGTGGTAACAAATTAAACAATAGCTTTTTTTGATAATCTCACTGGTTTTGTGAGTCATGGATAAAGAAAAGGTGTACCATTCACCGACTATTATAGTTTGAGTAACTCGAGTATGCCTACTCTTTGTTTTAATCCCTTGATATTTAGTCTTCCATCTGCCATATTTCGGGAGAATTTCATGATGCTAGTTAAGTTGGTGATCGTCTTTGGTCTTGAATTGGAAATCGTACAGGAGAAAAGTTTTAGGCaatattgtttcttttaatgtGCTTGTTGTAAGTTTTAATCAAAATGTTGTTCTTTATGGAAGTATTGTACAATGAGTCCTGACTGAGATGTAACATGGTCTCTAACTTTTTGATTTCAAAATCGACTAGTACACCTGTTTCTTCTTGAAAAGGGAAAGGgagaaagaaaacaagtaaATAGGGCGAAGAAAAGggtaaaaacaattttttttgttaaatgcATAATCACTCTTTTGTGTCTCCCGGCTTAGGGAAAAGCTGCTTCGGAATAAGTTGGCTGATCGTTTATCTTTGAGACTTTATAGGTACTTGTGTGTTTGTTTATGAAGGTAGAATAATGTTTATATCATCTCTTCTCTAATCTAGGCATTGATATTTACTAGTGATGAAATGTTTCTGCCTACTTTTAATCTCTTGTAGATTTCATTTTTGCTTGCTTTTGCTTTTTCCTGTAATGAGAGAATGAGGATCCTCTTGAGTTTTTGGGGACTCATCATTTTGATCCCTTTCTTTTTGGCTGTGGTTGATTAGATTTAGAGTTTATAAAGAAGGAACTTGAGCTAGTATAAAATGGAGTTGAATACTATCAAGGATGCGTTTGATCGTGTTACGAAGAAGCAGAAACtgtcatcatcaaaatcccAAGAAATCATAGAACAAATTAGCCAAGAGATAGAACAAGCCCTGTCAAGAATAGGACCAGGTGATGATATTATGACTCAGACTGATCCTAGGTTTGTGTTATGTGAACTAAAAGCCAAGTTGAAAGAAATCGGGCCTCTCAGTCAGCTTGAAGTGACACAGAAGGAATTAAATGTGGCATTAAGCAAGTACCCAAAGCTCCTAGAGAAATCCTTCAATCCTGATATATCAAAGGCTTACAGAAATATTGATTTTGATATCCACACAGTGAACCAGATAATTGCCAGCCACTTTTATCGGGAAGGGCATTTTGATCTCGGTGATTGTTTTGTACATGAGGCCCGGGAACCGGAAGCTGAAGCTGCAAAGTCATCTTTTGCCGAAATGTACCAGATACTTGAAGCCATGAAATTACGCAACTTGGAGCCTGCTTTGAAGTGGGCTGCTACCAATCATGATCAGCTTAACCAAAATGGTTCTGACATTGAATTGAAACTTCATCGCCTTCAGTTTGTGGAAATTTTACAGAAAAAGCGTAGAGATGAAGCTCTTAATTATGCTAAAACTTTTTTGGCTCCTTTTGCTAAGAGTCACATGGCTGAGTTCCAGAAGCTTATGGGCTGTCTGTTGTGGGCTGGAAAGCTTGATGCTTCACCATATGCTGAATTGCTGTCCCCAGTGCACTGGGACAAGTTGTCTGAGGAGCTTACCCGGCATTTCTGCAATTTAATGGGTCAGTCCTTTGAGAGTCCATTAAGCGTAACGGTTGCTGCTGGAGGCCAAGGTTTGCCAACCCTTCTGAAGCTGATGAATGTAATGACAGGAAAGAAGCAGGAATGGCAGTCAATGAAACAGTTACCTGTTCCAGTGGATTTGGATAGAGAATTCCAGTTCCATTCTGTCTTTGTGTGCCCTGTGAGTCGAGACCAGGCAAGCGAAGAGAATCCACCCATGCTTTTGTCGTGCGGGCACGTGCTCTGCAAGCAGTCTATAACTAAGTTGTCAAAGAATAACAGTACTAGACCTTTCAAGTGTCCTTACTGCCCCTCTGAGGTTGAGGTAGGTCAATGCAGGCAGCTGTATTTCTGATGTTTACTCCCGACGCATAACCCTGTTGTTCTAAAATCCTTCTTTGGTCATCCTTTTTTTGTTTCACATGAACTAAATGTTTTAATGGCTGTAGCGACACTGGACTCTCGGTAGTATAGGGTTTGTGTGGCAGGGTGGTTAAAGCGGGTTTCTTCTGGCGGTATACTGTTGGGCTGGAACGGGTGTAAATAGATAGATATTCTTTGCACATTCATTATTATCAGTAAGAAGGCCTACCTTGATACTAGTATTTTAACGTTGCCTGAACCGTCTCACTCGCACCAAATATTGGTTGGTGGTTGCTAATAAATTTTGAAGGCGGAATCGGACCTGCCTTGTCTTTCCATCTAAATCTCTAGTTAGTAGATCCGTATCCTGAACAATGATTTGATTTCTGAGGAATTTCCCCTCCATAATCCAAGGGAGGGGCCGGGATTTGATATTGGGGCCTTGTTTAATCCTCCTTAGTTAATGGAGACTGAAGCCGCTTTACCACGTCAAAAGCCTTGCACTAGTCTAATCTTTAAAACGCCCTCCCCGTAGGGTATTCAAGAAAATCTTTTAACAGTTTCCTTCTCTCTCAAAGATGGAGATAATATTAATACCCCCAGTGGCGTATAAATACAATAACGATGGACCAGTCCATCCATGATTGTGTTCTACTTTTAAGAACATCTATCAACTGGGATACCAAAAGCAAAAGTGTCGTCTTTGGATGACATTGAATAGGTTTTACCACCGGCTTTGTCATATGTCTTCGCTGCCGAAGCTATCATGTCAAGATGGCAACAataccataaaatttaccccaaaGTGATCGTCGGGAATTCTAATTGGCGTTCTCTGCATCTAGAAGTTATCATCAAAGAGATAAAAGGTTGCTAGTCTTCAGCAGCTGTTGCACTTGAAAGGCTTTAAAGGTGCGAGATTCGAGGAAATCATCCAACACAACACCGCCATAAACACATAAAGCCAAGTTAACTCGTCCTGGTCCTTTACTGGATTGGATACATGAGAAAAGCTTTCTTCAAATTTCCCACTTTATTAATGCATTGGTTTCTTCTCCAAAACTTTTTTGATGCCTTCCACGCAGATGCTGCAGCAAGCTTTCACTTGAAAAAGCTTGCACTCTTTTTACCTTAATTTTCACAAACGTGTAGCTAAAGTCATGCTAACGTGGAACTTCTAAATGCAGAAAAAGCATCACATTTCTTCCAAGTTTCCCTAGGGATTGTAAATAGAAGAGTAATTTACAGTAGAACTAAATGGAACTAATCATTTCCATTTCGGTGGGTTTCCAACTCTTCTTGGTGTCGATGATTCATTTGGTATGACATGGCCTGGGTAGATCGCCGTGTCTCACTTTTTTTCCTTCTATCTACTCGAAAATGAATATTTTTTCTCCTCGTATTCGAAAAATGACTAGAATATTAGTAATGTCTCGTCTGGACTGTGattacatttttcaatcatctttatAATtctcatatatcaaatcgttacaatacctttttttaaaaaaaaaaaataaataaataaatgctcctaaaaatagcaattcaaacggAATCAAGTTTTATTCAAGTGCGACGACAACATTAGTAATGGTAGTTTGCCCGCTGAGGATGACATTGCTTGTTGAGATGAGTTTGCACGTCTCTTCCCATTCATTTGATTAATTTCACAATCCCACAAGAAACAGCCTGTTGTGACATTAATCTTTTAAAGAGTAAAAATGAAGAATATGCGTAACCGGAGAGgctataaataataaaattgtgTTCTAGAAAGAAAAAGACGATCATAATATGCTTTTACTTTTTGCTGCTTCGCACGCTTGCTCTGGTCCGGACGGTTTGGGGTTCTTATACTTCGGCAGCTGCTGTAGAAGCAGCTTGAACAATTTTCTctccaaaacaaagaagagAATTACACCAATTCAACAAGTCTGATCCAATTTACACAGAGGTACACGAGACAGCAGGATAGTACATGaaaaatgtatatatatttattattaagCGGTAGTTGTGATCTCTTGAGTAATACTTTTTCTGTGGGTCCCACAGCAGCGAGCcactatattattattataatctTTACGTCAAAGTAAAAAAGAATGGAAAGAAAACAATGGTAGGGAATCAGCCTAGTCTCCCATAGGATACTCATTTATCAGCTCTGCAGTGGCAGTCAGAAGTACGCATAAAAACCATGCAATGGCAGGGAATCACGAAACCTTACTTTATTATAGATCTAAGATTGAAAAATAGAACTAAAATTGTCCATTTTCATGAGCCATGGCATCGCGAAATTTATCAATTAGTATTGGGCAACGTCTTGTCCAACAGCAAACTGTTGGCTTATGCGAATCCCTGGAATTGGATACAGATAAAAGCTCTATTTCaccacaaaacaaaaaaaaaacaccaaagCGCGCCCTCTAATTCCTGACCATCCGATGATCAGATCAACATACAAACAATAATAATCAGAGAAAAGCATTAATCATATCCTAAATAGTAGAGGAGAGCAACGAAGATACCTTCCCCTCGGGGCCACACAGAAATCAATCATCGCTCATTAAAAACTTTTATTTCTGTTCATTTCCATTAGGAACccactcattcattcattctctaCATCGCAATTGTTGTATCACTACACTATATAATTCAGaccaataataataattaaaagaaaaggataGCAGTACTGTacgaccccaaaaaaaaaataaaaatgggagAGCGAGAGACTTAAAATTACCAATAAAGACAAAAGTAGCAGATAGgccttccccccccccctctcgaTTTCGCCTTTCAATCAATCAGTACAATGTGGGGTTCCCTCTCCTTTCAGCTCTCACCGTCCGCTGCAGAAAGCGCCGATCCGTCGGGTACTCCCTCCTTGTCCCTATCTTACTTCCTGGGTCCCCCCTCCTATTTtaattccttcttctttttttttcccccttccttGCTATAATGTCCAACAAAACTACTTGTACATACACGGCACGGCAGTACTCACTcctatttttcattttaaaatttaccaactaattaaaacaaaattaaaatctgGCATTCTCAAAGCCGTGCAAGTCGCTGACCCTATTCATAGATTTCCTCATAATTGCGACTTTAGCCAGCCTCTCCGCCGCTCTCCAAGCCGATGTCGGCGTGAGCGGCTCGCTTGATTTCTCATCCAATCTGATGCTACCGCCGCTGCTGGCGCCGGTAGGATGCCTTCTTTCCACGTTTCGTCTCCTTGGAATCTGCTGCACCGGATTTTGTCTCCTCCAATGCAACTCCGACAGCTCAGCTTCCAAGCCGCTCACGTACTCCTCGCCCCACTCGCTACTACTGCTGGCTTGCAGTACCAGAGATCGAGCCGATGTCAGCAGCTGATGGGCTCCGGCTAAATCATTTCTCTCGACTAATCTCCTAGACTCAGCCACAGCTCGCGTCGCAACAAACAGGCTTCTCAACCGTTCGATGCCGCTGGGCGTGGATGATCGGAGGGCCTGAGGACGTGGGACCAACAGCGCCTGTTCTTTACCTTGGATTAGCACCTGGGTTGACGGGTCTTTGTATGAGCATCGAACGGACAACGCGTGGTGGGCCCCAGCCGAACTCATCGACGGGACTTTTAATTCCACCAACAGTTCTCTCTCTTCCTCAGCGAACAACTCGCCCAGTCGGACCAAACCCGAACCGAGGGCCATGGCCCGACCCCCGAACGAGTAGACTCCCGCGACCTGGCCGTGACCCGACCCGGAAATAAATCCTAAATGGACCCTCAGGTCCTGCACCACCACGCTCAGCAGTCCTCCAACGCATTTGGCCAAGGAGTCGTCCGGCGGCGCCCCGTGTCCGTACGCCCCGCAGTGCCTCAGTCCGACTGACAGTACCGGAACTTCGTAATGGGTGACGCGCGTGGTGCACACGACTGACGACTGCCGCCTTTGATTGGCTGACCGATCCTCAATCGCGTCGGACAAGAGTATAATGCTGGCGACGGGGTTTTTTTCCCGGCGGTCCTCCAGAACCTTGGCGGCTTTCTTAATCGCGTCATTGGCACTCGCGGGTGCTGTTCCATCCAAAGATACTATGGAGTCCACTATCCTGCGGGCGGACCGCCGCCCCGCCGCCGTCATCCTCCTCAGCGGCAGCAGCCGTTTGGAAGTAGATGAGAACGCCACAATGGAGAGCCTATCGGCAGGCGAAAGCGAGGACACCACCAATCTCAGAGCTCGTTTCATCATCTGAAGCTTTTCGTTGGTCAGCTTCCGGCTCACATCCAGCACCATTACCAAGTCAATCGGAGCTCTCCTCGCCGCGTTCGTCGGAGCCGGTGGAGCTCTTATTTTTAGCACAACCACGAAAGTCTGGCTACTCCGGCCAATGGAGATCACGGCAGCCTCTGGCGATATCTTCGTTTCGACATTTCCCAAGGCAGAAGCGGTGCTCTTCTGAAAAGGACTCGTTGTAGTAGGATAAAATCCTTGAAATTCTTCTGTAATATTATCACTATCTTCTTCACCATTCTCATCGGACTCGGGTATCGGGTTGAACCGAGCTCCACATGTTGGCGACATCAGCGGCTCGTCGTCATTGTACACCTTCAAAACAGGTTGCTTACAACTATTAGACGAGGGAGGAGGCGGCGGCGGCGTTTTGGGAGATGACGGAAATTCcatccttttctcttgtttgtcTAACCTGCTGTGATGACTGCTGCTGCTGCCGCTGACATTGTGGATTGATAGTAAGGGCATTTCGGTCCATGTAGAGTTGCAAACCGGGCACGCGAGAATCCCTTGCTTTCTCACGTGACCGGCGACGCATGGAAAATGAAAGCTGTGGCTGCACTCCGCCGTGAATATGGCCATCCCTTGCCCGCTTTTTATGCTGTGTAAACATATTCCACACCTTGTCTGCAAGGAAGAAGAGaacaaaatatttaaacaaattagaatatgttttttttgtaagtttttgttttttctctaaAGATAATAAAGACAAA
The genomic region above belongs to Coffea arabica cultivar ET-39 chromosome 7c, Coffea Arabica ET-39 HiFi, whole genome shotgun sequence and contains:
- the LOC113699063 gene encoding protein RMD5 homolog, translated to MELNTIKDAFDRVTKKQKLSSSKSQEIIEQISQEIEQALSRIGPGDDIMTQTDPRFVLCELKAKLKEIGPLSQLEVTQKELNVALSKYPKLLEKSFNPDISKAYRNIDFDIHTVNQIIASHFYREGHFDLGDCFVHEAREPEAEAAKSSFAEMYQILEAMKLRNLEPALKWAATNHDQLNQNGSDIELKLHRLQFVEILQKKRRDEALNYAKTFLAPFAKSHMAEFQKLMGCLLWAGKLDASPYAELLSPVHWDKLSEELTRHFCNLMGQSFESPLSVTVAAGGQGLPTLLKLMNVMTGKKQEWQSMKQLPVPVDLDREFQFHSVFVCPVSRDQASEENPPMLLSCGHVLCKQSITKLSKNNSTRPFKCPYCPSEVEVGQCRQLYF
- the LOC113699397 gene encoding E3 ubiquitin-protein ligase WAV3: MVLGWRKAFCTSISRDRDSSIHSSSSTSNGGRQDKISHDAHQSNPTTPKLSSKLSFFSIPSTPRLQSQPVSSPRLRCRTTPTTRATSTPSTPPLQPPESPKRQCKTAKNSPRFFQLRSSTPSSPRSPSTLSLLKSTLRISSKTRCGICLHSIKSGQGMAIFTAECSHSFHFPCVAGHVRKQGILACPVCNSTWTEMPLLSIHNVSGSSSSHHSRLDKQEKRMEFPSSPKTPPPPPPSSNSCKQPVLKVYNDDEPLMSPTCGARFNPIPESDENGEEDSDNITEEFQGFYPTTTSPFQKSTASALGNVETKISPEAAVISIGRSSQTFVVVLKIRAPPAPTNAARRAPIDLVMVLDVSRKLTNEKLQMMKRALRLVVSSLSPADRLSIVAFSSTSKRLLPLRRMTAAGRRSARRIVDSIVSLDGTAPASANDAIKKAAKVLEDRREKNPVASIILLSDAIEDRSANQRRQSSVVCTTRVTHYEVPVLSVGLRHCGAYGHGAPPDDSLAKCVGGLLSVVVQDLRVHLGFISGSGHGQVAGVYSFGGRAMALGSGLVRLGELFAEEERELLVELKVPSMSSAGAHHALSVRCSYKDPSTQVLIQGKEQALLVPRPQALRSSTPSGIERLRSLFVATRAVAESRRLVERNDLAGAHQLLTSARSLVLQASSSSEWGEEYVSGLEAELSELHWRRQNPVQQIPRRRNVERRHPTGASSGGSIRLDEKSSEPLTPTSAWRAAERLAKVAIMRKSMNRVSDLHGFENARF